A window of Rhododendron vialii isolate Sample 1 chromosome 13a, ASM3025357v1 contains these coding sequences:
- the LOC131313848 gene encoding uncharacterized protein LOC131313848, with translation MNEMSNIPLSSRGLFLHNGSMNQPNFGLVGVIALTAAIKSVVGVAMIFIVFPPFDLLHAGPMLSFMFLEIHHGGVFTAGPNRAYVRGKIDVIDGIDSDLLSLIELEGISQHLGYGPHVTFHYRVPGLNLDIGLVHMKSDADVVALVTSLPPTRIAELYVEHIGGVKFLESQTGSCKADDLVINIDDLFVDEAVILGEEVVHEEELYSDESTEDEMYSDGSYSMSNDETFVDDEVEFRGIGESSQKNVPEDNVEGEEIVLSDAYYDTEDGSAYSSSDDDNNTKKIKEHQFKKFRIEHDNENLKFEVGMKFSSAADFKVAVKQHAIKNQRNVKFVKNDKTRVRARCQTGCPWEMYAHKVLAEESFQLRTYRPKHKCLTSYTNRNVNSSMIAKRYMDDLRINPSMPIKAFKERVRKEMKVDVSKSQLYRAKRKAAMLIYGDDIEQYGRLWDYCEELRRSNSGSTIVMDAPLDEETGQPRFNRLYICFAACKSGFIHGCRKLIGVDGCHLKGLYVGQLLTAIGVDPNDAMYPIAYAVVEKENKDTWMWFFELLRIDLGITPSNEPEFTFINDRQKGLLPALVETFQSAEHRHCCKHLLNNFMKIFKGPSLEEKFWKCVKATHVAQFQYAMEVMNKENPDTCKWLKAEPARYWSRSHFKDIVKCDMVCNNMCEAFNKAILDARDKSITEMLEWIRSYLVNRRVIRREWIRRLTDPMLTNIYNKLEKFMDESNESIADWCGELNFQVRCPYGQYTVDLGAMTCSCRKWDLCGIPCPHAIAAIENRQQQPEEFVKMEWVGLAMDQTMEWAGVQVVEWAGVVGVHTMVRVGLQRLERAGVAGDQPLE, from the exons ATGaacgaaatgtcaaatatacccttg TCCTCAAGGGGGCTTTTTCTCCACAACGGCAGTATGAATCAACCCAATTTTGGGTTGGTTGGAGTTATAGCTCTAACTGCAGCTATTAAATCTGTTGTTGGTGTGGCTATG atatttattgtttttcctCCCTTTGACCTTTTGCATGCAGGCCCTATGTTGTCTTTTATGTTCTTAGAAATACACCATGGTGGGGTATTTACTGCTGGGCCAAATAGAGCATATGTTAGGGGTAAAATAGATGTCATAGATGGAATTGACTCTGACCTGCTGTCTCTCATTGAATTGGAAGGTATTTCCCAGCATTTAGGGTATGGACCACATGTTACTTTCCATTATAGGGTTCCTGGGCTTAACTTAGATATTGGGCTGGTACATATGAAAAGCGATGCTGATGTTGTTGCTTTAGTAACATCCTTGCCTCCTACTAGAATTGCAGAACTGTATGTGGAGCACATAGGTGGGGTGAAGTTTTTGGAGAGCCAAACAGGATCATGTAAAGCAGATGACTTGGTGATTAACattgatgatttgtttgttgATGAGGCAGTGATACTTGGTGAGGAAGTGGTACATGAAGAAGAATTATACTCTGATGAGTCAACAGAAGATGAGATGTATAGTGATGGGTCATATTCTATGTCTAATGATGAGACATTTGTGGATGATGAGGTAGAATTTAGGGGAATAGGTGAGAGTAGTCAGAAGAATGTACCAGAGGATAATGTAGAGGGTGAAGAGATTGTTCTTAGTGATGCTTACTATGACACAGAAGATGGAAGTGCATACAGCTCCTCAGATGATGACAAtaacactaaaaaaataaaggagCATCAATTCAAGAAATTTAGAATTGAGCACGATAATGAAAACCTCAAATTTGAAGTGGGCATGAAATTTTCTTCAGCTGCAGATTTCAAAGTTGCCGTGAAACAACATGCTATTAAGAATCAACGAAATGTGAAGTTTGTGAAGAATGATAAGACGAGAGTGAGGGCAAGATGTCAAACAGGATGTCCATGGGAAATGTATGCACACAAGGTGCTAGCTGAAGAGTCTTTCCAACTTAGAACATACAGACCCAAGCATAAATGTCTTACAAGCTATACCAATAGGAATGTCAACTCTTCCATGATAGCGAAGAGGTATATGGATGACCTCAGAATCAACCCTTCAATGCCTATCAAAGCCTTCAAAGAGAGGGTGAGGAAGGAAATGAAAGTTGATGTATCCAAGTCCCAATTGTATAGAGCAAAGAGGAAAGCAGCCATGCTCATTTATGGGGATGACATTGAACAATATGGACGGCTATGGGACTACTGTGAAGAACTAAGGAGATCAAACTCAGGTTCAACTATAGTAATGGATGCCCCATTAGATGAAGAGACTGGCCAACCAAGATTCAACAGGTTGTACATTTGTTTTGCTGCATGCAAGAGTGGATTCATACATGGGTGCAGAAAACTAATTGGGGTTGATGGATGCCATTTGAAAGGCCTTTATGTTGGCCAATTGCTGACAGCTATTGGGGTTGACCCAAATGATGCTATGTACCCAATAGCATATGCTGTagttgaaaaggaaaacaaagacaCATGGATGTGGTTTTTTGAACTCTTGAGGATTGATCTAGGAATTACACCCAGTAATGAGCCTGAGTTCACATTTATCAATGATAGGCAAAAG GGGCTACTTCCTGCATTGGTTGAAACATTTCAAAGTGCAGAGCACAGGCATTGTTGCAAACATTTGCTCAATAACTTCATGAAGATTTTCAAAGGCCCGTCACTTGAAGAAAAATTCTGGAAGTGTGTCAAAGCAACTCATGTTGCTCAATTTCAATATGCAATGGAGGTCATGAATAAAGAGAATCCTGATACATGCAAGTGGTTGAAGGCTGAACCTGCAAGGTACTGGTCTAGATCTCACTTTAAGGATATTGTCAAATGTGATATGGTATGCAACAATATGTGTGAAGCTTTTAATAAAGCTATACTTGATGCACGAGACAAGTCAATCACTGAGATGTTGGAATGGATTAGGTCATATCTAGTTAATAGGAGGGTTATTAGAAGGGAATGGATTAGGAGACTAACAGACCCTATGTTAACTAATATTTACAACAAGTTGGAGAAATTTATGGATGAATCAAATGAAAGTATTGCTGACTGGTGTGGTGAGCTCAATTTTCAAGTAAGGTGTCCATATGGCCAATACACAGTAGACTTGGGAGCCATGACTTGTTCTTGTAGGAAGTGGGATCTGTGTGGGATCCCTTGTCCTCATGCTATTGCAGCCATTGAAAACAGGCAACAACAACCAGAGGAGTTTGTCAAAATGGAGTGGGTAGGGTTGGCAATGGATCAAACAATGGAGTGGGCAGGGGTTCAAGTAGTGGAGTGGGCAGGGGTGGTAGGGGTTCACACAATGGTAAGGGTAGGGCTTCAAAGATTGGAAAGGGCAGGGGTGGCAGGGGATCAACCACTGGAATAG